TGGTCGTGTTAACCGCGGTGTGATCCGTCAAGGACAATCGGTAACGGTTATTATGCGTGATGGTAAGAGCAAAACTGCACGTATCGAGAAACTGTTCGGTTTCCAGGGGCTCAAACGTATTGAGACAGAAGAAGCAGGAGCAGGCGACATCGTTGCGATTGCAGGGATCAAGGACATCAACATTGGTGAAACCATTGCCGACCCTAACAATCCAGAAGCACTTCCAGTTTTGAAAATCGATGAGCCTACCCTGCAAATGACGTTCCTCGTGAACAACAGTCCATTCGCAGGTCGTGAAGGTAAATGGGTAACTTCCCGTAAACTTCGTGAGCGTTTGTTAAAAGAATTGGAAACAGACGTTTCCCTTCGTGTTGACGAAACGGAAAGCCCGGATGCATTTGTCGTTTCCGGACGTGGTGAGCTTCACTTGGGTATCCTGATTGAGAATATGCGTCGTGAAGGATATGAGCTTCAAGTATCCAAACCGGAAGTTATCGTTAAAGAAGTTGACGGTAAGAAAATGGAACCTCTTGAGCGCTTGTTGATTGATATCCCTGAAGAAAGCATGGGTTCCGTAATGGAGAGCCTGGGCGCACGTAAAGCAGAGATGGTTAACATGGTCAACACAGGTAGTGGTCAAGTTCGTCTGGAGTTCCTGATTCCAGCACGTGGTTTGATCGGATATAGCACAAACTTCCTGACATTGACTCGTGGTTACGGTGTGATGAACCATGCATTTGACAGCTACGCTCCAGTAGTATCCGGTCAAGTGGGTGGACGTCACCAAGGTGTACTGATCTCAACTGAAACGGGTACATCTACGTTCTATGGAATGATGGGCGTTGAGGATCGTGGTACTCTCTTCTTGGAGCCGGGTACTGAAATCTACGAAGGTATGATTGTTGGTGAACATACACGTGACAATGATATCGTTGTTAACATCTGCAAAGAAAAACAACTGACTAACGTTCGTTCTTCTGGTAAAGATGATACGGTTAAAATTAAAACTCCGATTATCTTCTCGTTGGAACAGGCGCTTGAATATCTGAATGATGATGAATATTGTGAGATTACACCGAAATCTATTCGTCTTCGTAAGAAGATCCTGAATAAATCCGAGCGTGAACGTGCGGAAAAACAACGCAAAATGGCTTCCAAAGCCTAATCATAACAACAAAATAATTTATATAAGTTAACGTTTGACGGGCCCGGTAAGTAACGAGAGCTTGTACAGCTAAAGTAGTGTAGGGATCAGAATCGATTCTGAAGAAGCGAAGCGTTCGCCTTTATCCCCGGATTTTACCATTGAGTAAATGGATCAAAAAAATCTGGGGATAACAGCGATCGGAAGAACGAGCTGATACCGAAACGGTCACGATGCACGTACTGGTTATCTAAGTTGCTAGAGGGAGTCTCATCAACCAGTTAACTTATATTTAGCATGAACACGAAAGGAGCTGGCTGTGCATGCAAGCATGGTTCGCATCACACCCGATCGTAGCCTACATCGTCATCTTTGTATTGATTACTTACGTTTATAATAAGGTGTTTCGGGTACGTCAGAAATTGCCGCTTGGTAAGGAAATCGTTCTCTATATATTGATGGCGATGGGCACATTCATGCTCCTTGTTTTTCAAATCGACAAGCTGCCCATTATTCAATGTTTGCTGGTCGCAGTTGGTTTGATGCTGTTAGTGAGAGTGCGCTATTTTATCGAAGGTCGTCAAAAGAAAAAAGCGGAAGCTGCCGCTCGAAACTCATAAATTCTGTATAGTATAGACCATCCGTTTTCCTTAGGGAAAGCGGTTGTCTTATATATGGGCCAAAACAGATGTGATAAAGGTGTTGAAGATATGAACTCGAATTCGAATGGACTGCCTCCACGGAGACAGGCACCGACTCAATCCGGCGCTTCTGGATCGAAGAATGGCAAAGGCAAGCAACCAAAGAAGAAGAAACGGATGCGAACCTTTGGCAGACTGGTTTTAAGTTTATTGGCTATTGCAATTTTGGTAGGCGGCGGATATCTCTATTGGGTCTATAATCAGGTAGCGGATACGGGCATTGATAAACCGGTTCCTCCTGGAATGTCTGCCAAAACCAAACCCATTACGATGTTGCTGTTAGGTACGGATAATCGTCCGGAAACAGGTACGTATCTCTCGGATGTGGTTATGGTAGCTTCTCTGAATCCGGAGACCAAGACGGCAACCATTGTATCTTTACCTCGGGACACGCGTATTCAACTGGATGGATATAAAGCGAATAAATTGAATTCTTATTATCCTAAATTTAAAGCACAGGAAAAAACCTCTGGCAAAAATGCAGAGGATCAAATGAAAGAAATGATGAGCAAGTATCTGGATGTGGATATCAATTATACGACTGTCCTGAATTTCCAGGCATTCCGGGATGCGGTCAATGCTGTAGGTGGCGTGGATGTGACAGTGGATAAAAACATGTGTTACAAAGATACGGCCGATGGCACGGATATTAATCTGGTGGCTGGTGCACAGCATTTGGATGGCAAAGAAGCACTTGATTTTGTTCGTTA
Above is a window of Paenibacillus sp. E222 DNA encoding:
- the typA gene encoding translational GTPase TypA; amino-acid sequence: MHSREHIRNIAIIAHVDHGKTTLVDKLLQQSGTFRDHETVQERAMDSNDLERERGITILAKNTAITYKDYLINIVDTPGHADFGGEVERIMKMVDGVLLVVDAYEGCMPQTKFVLRKALEHNLTPIVVVNKIDRPAARPTEVIDEVLDLFIELGANDEQLEFPVVYASALNGTSSMESDPAKQDDNMMAIYDTIVSHIPHPTENVEEPLQFLVTLMDYNEYLGRIAIGRVNRGVIRQGQSVTVIMRDGKSKTARIEKLFGFQGLKRIETEEAGAGDIVAIAGIKDINIGETIADPNNPEALPVLKIDEPTLQMTFLVNNSPFAGREGKWVTSRKLRERLLKELETDVSLRVDETESPDAFVVSGRGELHLGILIENMRREGYELQVSKPEVIVKEVDGKKMEPLERLLIDIPEESMGSVMESLGARKAEMVNMVNTGSGQVRLEFLIPARGLIGYSTNFLTLTRGYGVMNHAFDSYAPVVSGQVGGRHQGVLISTETGTSTFYGMMGVEDRGTLFLEPGTEIYEGMIVGEHTRDNDIVVNICKEKQLTNVRSSGKDDTVKIKTPIIFSLEQALEYLNDDEYCEITPKSIRLRKKILNKSERERAEKQRKMASKA
- a CDS encoding YlaH-like family protein, which produces MQAWFASHPIVAYIVIFVLITYVYNKVFRVRQKLPLGKEIVLYILMAMGTFMLLVFQIDKLPIIQCLLVAVGLMLLVRVRYFIEGRQKKKAEAAARNS
- a CDS encoding LCP family protein, whose product is MNSNSNGLPPRRQAPTQSGASGSKNGKGKQPKKKKRMRTFGRLVLSLLAIAILVGGGYLYWVYNQVADTGIDKPVPPGMSAKTKPITMLLLGTDNRPETGTYLSDVVMVASLNPETKTATIVSLPRDTRIQLDGYKANKLNSYYPKFKAQEKTSGKNAEDQMKEMMSKYLDVDINYTTVLNFQAFRDAVNAVGGVDVTVDKNMCYKDTADGTDINLVAGAQHLDGKEALDFVRYRKSNCKPKTDESNDFDRNKRQNQVLNSMLDQLKSLGGVTKIGKVIGAVDKNMTTDVESEQMKNFISTYWNISKSDVHYTPVTGEWRSPYVYINETELANAKQALKDTLSGKVTASPTAE